Below is a genomic region from Mycolicibacter hiberniae.
CCAGCTTGGCCAGCCTGGCCGTGCGGGGCACCCTGGCGCTGTTCGGCGCCGCCAGCGGTCCGGTGCCGCCGGTCGACCCCCAGCGGCTCAATGCGGCGGGTTCGGTCTACCTGACGCGGCCCAACCTGGCCCACTTCACCCGGACCGCCGCCGAGTTCACCTGGCGTGCCGGCGAGCTGTTCGAGGCGATCCGCAAGGGCACCATCGCGGTGACGGTGAGCCGGCGCTACCCGCTGGCCGACGCCGCCCAGGCGCATCGGGACCTGCAGGGCCGCCGCACGGTCGGTTCCCTGGTGCTCGAGGCCTAGGAGCCGTCCCAGGTCTCGGGCAGCAAGGGCAGCCGCGGGCCGTCGTCCAACTCGGCTGCGGCCAGGTGGGTCAGACCGGTGGGCGGGGGCTGGCCGGTGCCCGCGGCCCCGGCGCGGCCCAGTTCGCCGGCGCCGCGACCCGACACCGGGGCCGGCTCCCAGTCCGGGGTCACCCCGACCGTCAGGTCCATGGCTTCATTTCCGTGGCCGGGGCGGGTCACGCGTCGCCGCTGGCGCCTGGTCCGCGCCTGCGCGGCTGCGACGGCCGGGCTGGTCTCTGAAGTCGGGCGCTTTTTCTGGGCGCCCTCCGCCGCCTTGGCGTGCGCTCCGATGCCCGAGCCGTAGTCGATGCGGGGTCCGCCTCCGATCAGGTAGGGGTACAGCGGGAGGCCCGCCGGCGGGGCGGCCGGCGGCGTTGCCGCCGCGGGCGCCGGAGCCGCAGGGGCCGAAGTCCCGGCGGGCGGCGCCCCTCCCGGTGGCAGTGCGGCCGCCACCGCCGGGGCACCGGCGGTCACCATCGGGGGGCCGGCCGCCGGGCTCACCGGACCGGCCGCAGCAGCAGCAGCACCCGGTACGGCAACCGGCTGCGCCAACCCGGCCAGGCCGGACAGGCCGCCGACAGGTGCCACCATCGCACCCGCCGCGGCGGCCATCGCCGCCGGCTGGCTTACCGCCTGCAGCAGCTGAGCGATATGGGTCGGCCAGTCGAACAACACCAGGGCCACGAAATACTGCAGCGCCGGGATGATCTGAGTCGGGTCCTGGGTGATCATCAGGAAGTCCTGGTACAGCTCCAGCGTTCGCGCGAGGTACCAGATCGGTTGGGTGGCATCGGCGTAGAGCTCGTAGTCCAGGCCGTTGATCGCTCCGGCGGCTGGGTCCCAATTGATCCCGAAGTTCTGCAGGAAATCCGCCACGGCGGTCGTCACGGCATTGGAGATGGGATCGAGCCCTGGCCTGCCGGACTCTATTCCCAGGCTCTTCAGCAGCGGCTCGAGGAAATCGAGTAGTCCCTGCAGCGGATTCTCGGTGATCGGCTGTGACGGCCACACCGACGAGGCCGCCGCCGGCCGCTGGATCGGGGCCGCCGGGGTGACGGTGTGGGTCGCTGCCATCGAGGCCTCAGAAGCCACCTGATAGGTCGCCATGGTGGTGGCGGCCTGCACCCACATGCGGAAGTAGTCGGCCTCGTTGGCGGCGATGGGAATGGTGTTGATCCCGAAGAAATTCGTGGCCACCAGCACCGCATGGGTGGCGTGGTTGGCCGCCAACTCGGCCGGCGTGGGCATCGCCGCCAGCGCGGCGGTGTAGGCCGCTGCCACCTCCTGGTGGGCGGCCGCCATCCGGGCGCCGTCCGCGCCGGCGCGGTACAGCCACACAAGATAGGGCTGGTGGGCCGCCTGGTACTGCTCAGCGGCGGCGCCGCGCCACAGCCCCGCGGACACCGCTGCAAGTAGTGCGGTCAGGTCCTCGGCGGTCGCCGTGTAGAGCGCACTCAACGACGACCACGCGCCCGCGGCGGCGAGCAGCGGACCGGGCCCGGGACCCGCGCTGAGCAGCGTCGAGTGCACCTCGGGAGGAGACGCCATCCACGCCGGGCCCAACATAAGGATTCACTGTAGCGAATCTATAGTTTCGGGTCACCGAACTCCCGGGGAGAAACCGCGGGGATGCGCCGGGTCGGCGAAACCTAGAACAGGGTGGGCAGACCGATGGCGGAGTCCACCGCCAGTGCGCAGAAGACCAGCGCCAGGTAATTGTTCGACTGCAGGAACAGCCGCAGCGGCTTCACCGGTTCACCCCGGCGCACGCCCGCATAGAGCTGGTGAGCCATCACCAGGAACCAGGTCCCCGCCAGCACCGCGACCGCCGCGTAGAGCCATCCGGCGGCGGGCACCAGTGCCAACGTCGCCAGCACGGTCGCCCAGGTGTAGACCACGATCCGGTGGGTGACCACGTGCTCGCTGGCGACCACCGGCAGCATGGGCACCCCCGCCGCCGCGTAGTCCTCCTTGTAGCGCATCGCCAGCGCCCAGGTGTGCGGCGGCGTCCAGAAGAAGATCACCAGGAACATCACCAGTGCCTGCCAGCCGATGGTGCCGGTGACCGCCGACCAGCCGATCACCACGGGCATGCAGCCGGCCGCTCCGCCCCACACCACGTTCTGCGAGGTACGCCGCTTGAGCATCATCGAGTAGACCAGCACGTAGAACGCGATGGTGGCCATCGCCAGCAGACCTGAGATCAAGTTCGTGGTAGACCACAGCCACACGAACGAGCCGGCACCGAGCGCCAGGCTGAACACCAGAGCGCTACGGGTGGGCACGGCGTCGCGAGCCAGCGGGCGGAGCGCCGTGCGCTTCATCACCTTGTCGATGTCGGCGTCGACGACGCAGTTCAGCGCATTGGCACTGGCGGCGGCCAGCATCCCGCCGATCAGCGTGTTGAAGATCAGCAGCGGATTGACCGCGCCGCGGTCCGCCAGCAGCATCGCCGGAATAGTCGTGACCAGCAGCAACTCGATGATCCGCGGCTTGGTCAGGGACAGATACGCCAACAACGTGTTGCGCATGGCGCGTATTCGGCGCGGCTGAGCGCGCTCCCGAATACTCACGTGATGACTCCTAGGATGGCAGCTGCGACGCCAGCTTCTACTACGGACGATGGTAGACCGCCTGGCGAGGTCGTCCGAATCGCAGGGTCGATTCCTTGCGAATCCACACCACTACCGGACCTGCAATACCGCACACGCTCGCATTAGGCTGAGACCGAAGCCCGGCTTGTTCTGAAGACCTATCGCGAAGATGAGGACCGTACGTTCGTGACCACTGCTGCAGAGATCTCCGCTCTTACCCGCCCGCACCACCCCGGCGACTGGGCCGAGATCGACTCCCTCGCCGTAGACACCGCCCGGGTGCTGGCGGCCGACGCGGTGCAGAAGGTCGGAAACGGCCATCCGGGCACCGCGATGAGCCTGGCGCCGCTGGCCTACACGCTGTTTCAGCGGGTGATGCGCCATGACCCGGCCGACACCGCATGGCTGGGCCGCGACCGGTTCGTGCTGTCCTGCGGGCACTCCAGCCTGACCCTCTACATCCAGCTGTACCTGGGTGGCTTCGGGCTGGAACTGGCCGACATCGAGGCACTGCGCACCTGGGGGTCCAAGACCCCGGGCCACCCGGAGTTCCGGCACACCAAGGGGGTGGAGATCACCACCGGACCGCTCGGCCAGGGACTGGCCTCAGCGGTCGGGATGGCTATGGCCGCACGCTATGAGCGCGGACTCTTCGACCCCGATGCCGAACCCGGGACGAGTCCGTTCGACCATTTCGTCTACGTGATCGCCTCCGACGGCGACGTCCAGGAAGGCGTCACCAGTGAGGCCTCGTCGCTGGCCGGCGTCCAGCAGCTGGGCAACCTCATCGTGTTCTACGACCACAACAAGATCTCCATCGAAGACGACACCGCGATCGCGTTCTGCGAGGACACCGCGGCCCGGTACCGGTCCTACGGCTGGCACGTTCAGGAGGTCGAGGGCGGCGAGAACGTGACCGGCATCGAGGAGGCGATCGCGGCGGCCAAAGCCGTCACCGACAAGCCGTCGTTCATCTCGCTGCGCACCATCATCGGCTTCCCGTCGCCGGGCAAGATGAACACCGGCACCATCCACGGTTCGGCGCTGGGCGCCGACGAGGTCGCCGCCACCAAGACCGCGCTCGGCTTCGACCCGGACAAGAGCTTCGACGTCCGCGAGGACGTCCTCACCCACACCCGCCAGCTGGTGGGGCGCGGCAAGCAGGCACACGCCGAATGGCAGGAGCAGTTCGAAGCCTGGGCGGCCCGCGAGCCGGAGCGCAAAGCCCTGCTGGACCGGTTGCTCGCCGGGCAGCTGCCCGAGGGCTGGGATGCCGAGCTGCCGTCCTGGGAGCCGGGATCCAAGGCTGTCGCCACCCGCGCCGCATCCGGCAAGGTGCTCAACGCGCTGGGCCCCAAGCTTCCCGAATTGTGGGGCGGATCAGCTGATCTGGCGGGCAGCAACAACACCACCATGGACGGCGTCAAGTCCTTCGGGCCGGCGTCGATCTCCACCGGCGAATACACCGCCGACCCGTACGGCCGCACCCTGCACTTTGGTATCCGTGAGCACGCGATGGGCGCGATCCTGTCCGGGATCGTGCTGCACGGGCCCACCCGGGCCTACGGCGGCACCTTCCTGCAGTTCTCCGACTACATGCGGCCCGCGGTGCGACTGGCCGCGCTGATGGACATCGACCCGATCTACGTCTGGACCCACGACTCGATCGGGCTCGGCGAAGACGGCCCCACCCACCAGCCGATCGAGCACCTGGCGGCGTTGCGCGCCATCCCCCGGCTGTCGGTGGTGCGGCCCGCGGACGCCAACGAGACGGCCTACGCCTGGCGCACCGTGCTGGCGCGCGGCGCCGACAGCGGTCCGGTCGGTTTGATCCTGACCCGGCAGAACGTGCCGATCCTGGAGGGCACCGACGCCGAGGGCGTGGCGCGCGGTGGGTACGTGCTGGGCGGTCTCGACGCCGAAACCGACGAACCCGACGTGCTGCTGATCGCCACCGGCTCGGAGGTGCAGCTGGCCGTCGAGGCGCAGAAGCTGTTGGCGGACAAGGACATCATCGCGCGCGTGGTGTCGATGACGTGTCTGGAATGGTTCGAGTCGCAGCCGGCCGACTACCGCGACGCGGTGCTGCCGCCCTCGGTCTCGGCTCGCGTGGCCGTGGAGGCCGGAATCGCGCAGTGCTGGCACAAGATCGTCGGCGACACCGGCGAGATCGTGTCGATCGAGCACTACGGCGAGTCCGCCGATTACCAGACTCTTTTCCGCGAGTTCGGTCTGACCGCGGAGGCCGTGGTCGCGGCCGCTGAGAGGACCCTGGAAAACTGACGTCGATCGCCCGCACAGCGGTCGATTGAGAAGGAGCGCAACATGACTCAGAATCCCACGCTTGCCGCTCTGAGCGCCGCCGGCGTATCGGTGTGGCTCGACGACCTGTCCCGCGACCGGCTGAACTCGGGCAACCTGGCCGAACTGGTCGCCACCCGCAGCGTGGTCGGGGTGACCACCAACCCGACCATCTTCCAGAAGGCGCTGGAGAAAGGGCACGCCTACGACGGGCAACTGTCCGAACTGGCCGCCCGTGGCGCCGACGTGGACGCGGTGATCCGCACCGTCACCACCGACGACGTCCGCAACGCCTGCGATGTGCTGTCCGCGGCATGGAAGGCCTCCGACGGCGTGGACGGGCGGGTCTCGATCGAGGTCGATCCCCGGCTGGCCCATGACACCGACAAGACCGTCGCCCAGGCGGTCGAGCTGTGGAAGATCGTCGACCGCCCCAACCTGTTCATCAAGATTCCCGCCACCCGGGCGGGGCTGCCGGCCATCACCGCAGTGCTCGCCGAGGGGATCTCGGTCAATGTCACCCTGATCTTCTCGGTCGAGCGACACCGCGAAGTGATGGACGCCTACCTCGCCGGTCTGGAGGCCGCCGCGGCTGCCGGGCACGACCTGGCCACCGTGCACTCCGTGGCGTCGTTCTTCGTGTCGCGGGTGGACTCCGAGATCGACACCCGGTTGGAGAACATCGGTTCGGCTGCGGCGCTGACACTGCGCGGCAAGGCGGGCCTGGCCAACGCGCGGCTGGCCTACGCCGCCTACGAAGAGGTGTTCGGCGGCGAGCGTTTCGCCGCGCTGGCGGCCCGGGGCGCACGCGTCCAGCGGCCTCTGTGGGCCTCGACCGGGGTCAAGAACCCGGACTACCCGGACACCCTCTACGTCACCGAGCTGGTTGCGCCCCACACCGTCAACACCATGCCGGAACCGACGCTGGAGGCGGTGGCCGACCACGGCGTGATCTCCGGCGACACCGTCTCCGGAACTGCGACGGCCTCCCAGCAGGTCTTCGAGCAGCTCTCGGCGGTGGGCATCGACCTGCCCGACGTTTTCGAGGTGCTGGAGTCCGAGGGCGTCGAGAAGTTCGAGGCGTCCTGGGCCGAACTGTTGGCCGCCACCGCAGGGCAGCTGAACGAGGCCAAGTGATCTGATGGCCGGGGGCGGGGCAGGGCGCAAAGACCCCGCGGGGTGGCAGAACCCCCTGCGGGACAAGCGAGACAAACGCCTGCCGCGTATCGCCGGCCCGTGCGGCGTGGTGATTTTCGGCGTCACCGGCGACCTGGCCCGCCGCAAGCTCATGCCGGCCATTTACGACCTGGCCAACCGGGGGCTGCTGCCGCCGGCCTTCGCGCTGGTGGGCTTCGCCCGCCGGGACTGGGCCGACGAGGATTTCGCCGAGGTGGTCTACCAGGCCGTCAAGCAGCACGCCCGCACCCCCTTCCGTCAGGTGGTGTGGGATCACCTGGCAGCGGGATTCCGTTTCGTGACAGGCACGTTCGATGACGACGAGGCATTCGCGCGGCTGGCTCAGACCCTGGAAGCCCTCGATGCCGAACGTGGCACCGCGGGCAATCACGCCTTCTACCTGTCGGTCCCGCCGGCAGCCTTTCCGCTGGTGTGCGAAAAGCTGCACTCCACCGGGCTGGCCCGCCCGCGGGACGGCCGCTGGAGCCGGGTGGTGATCGAGAAGCCGTTCGGTCACGACTTGGCCAGCGCGCGCGAACTCAACGCGGTGGTCAACAGCGTGTTCCCGGAGGAGTCGGTGTTCCGGATCGACCACTACCTGGGCAAGGAGACGGTGCAGAACATCCTGGCGCTGCGCTTCGCCAACCAGCTGTTCGACCCGATCTGGAACGCCCACTACGTCGATCACGTGCAGATCACCATGGCCGAAGACATCGGCCTGGGCGGACGCGCCGGCTACTACGACGGCATCGGCGCGGCCCGCGACGTGATCCAGAACCACCTGCTGCAACTGCTGGCGCTCACGGCGATGGAGGAGCCGGTGAGCTTCTCCCCCGCTGAATTGCAGGCCGAGAAGATCAAGGTGCTCTCGGCCGTGCGGCTGGCGCAGCCGCTGGACGAGACCACGTGCCGCGGCCAGTACGCCGCCGGCTGGCAGGGCGGCGAGCACGTGGTGGGCCTGCTCGACGAAGACGGGTTCGCCCACGATTCACGGACCGAGACCTTTGCGGCGATCACCCTGGAGGTCGACACCCGACGCTGGGCCGGCGTCCCGTTCTACCTGCGGACCGGCAAGCGCCTGGGCCGGCGGGTCACCGAGATCGCGCTGGTGTTCAAGCGTGCGCCGCATCTGCCGTTCGACGACACGATGACTGACGAACTGGGTACCAACGCCGTGGTGATCAGGGTGCAGCCCGACGAGGGAATCACCATGCGGTTCGGTTCCAAGGTCCCCGGCCATCTGATGGAAGTCCGCGACGTCAACATGGACTTCTCCTACGGATCGACGTTCTCCGAAGATTCGCCGGAGGCCTACGAGCGCCTGATCCTGGATGTGTTGCTGGGCGAGCCGTCCCTGTTCCCCGTCAATGCCGAGGTCGAATTATCTTGGGAGATACTCGATCCGGTGCTCGAGAATTGGGCCGAAGACGGCAAGCCCGAACCGTATCCGGCTGGCAGCTGGGGGCCCAAGGGGGCGTTCGAGATGCTCAGGCGTTCCGGCCGGGAATGGCGGCGCCCATGATTGTCGAGCTGCCAGACACCTCGACCAACGCCATCAACAAAAGGCTCGACGAGCTGCGCGAGCAGGTCGGCGCGGCTACCACGGGCCGGGTCCTGACCCTGATCATCGCCCTGGGCAACGACGCGCTGCTCGACGAGTCCATCGCCGCGGCCTACATCGCCAGCCAGGAGCACCCCAGCCGGGTGATCGTGGTGATCACCGGAGAAGCCGACTCCGGCTCGGCTCGCCTGGACGCCGAGCTGCGGATGCTCGGTGAGGCCGGCGGCGGCGAGGTGGTGGTGCTGAGGCTGTACGGCCCGCTGGCCGGACACGCCGACGCCGTCGTCACGCCGTTCCTGCTCCCCGACATCCCGGTGGTCGCGTGGTGGCCCGACGTCGCCCCGGCGGCACCGGCCGCCGATCCGCTGGGCGCCTTGGCGTTGCGGCGGATCACCGACGCCACCAACGCCTCCGACCCCCGGGCCGCGATCCGAAGCCGCCGAGACGGCTACACCGCCGGAGACACCGACCTGTCGTGGAGCCGGATCACCTATTGGCGCGCGCTACTTGCCTCGGCCCTGGATCAGCCGCCGTACGAGCCGATCCGCTCGGCGGTGGTCTCCGGACTGGCGACCGAACCGGCCCTGGACATCCTGGCCGGCTGGTTGGCCAGTCGCATCGACGGGCCGGTACGACGTGTCGTCGGCGCTTTGCGGATCGAGTTGATGCGTGACAGCGAGATCGTGTCGCTGAGCCGTCCGCAAGAGGGCGTGATCGCGACCTTGAGCCGCACCGGCAGGCCCGAGGCCCTGGTCCCGCTGCCGCGCCGGGTGACCGCGGAATGCCTCGCCGAGGATCTGCGCCGGTTGGACCCCGACGGTGTTTACGGAGCCGCCCTGACGGGCCTTGAGGAAGTGGAGTACCTGTGATCGTTGCGACCTACCCCGACGCCGATGCGCTGGTCGCCGCCGCCGGCGACCGCCTGGCCGACGCGGTGGAGGCGGCCATCGCCGCCCGGGGCCGGGCACTGGTCGTGCTGACCGGCGGCGGCAACGGCATCGCGCTGCTGCGCCGCCTGGGCGAGCATGCCGCACGGATCGACTGGGCACGCGTGCACCTGTTCTTCGGTGACGATCGCTTCGTTGCGGCGCACGACGCCGATCGCAACGACAAGCAGGCGCGCGAGGCGCTGTTGGGCCGGATCGAGATCCCGGCGGAGAACGTGCACGCGATGCCGGCCAGCGACGGCGCGTACGGCGACGACCTCGAGGCCGCCGCGCAGGCCTACCAGGAGGTGCTGGCGGCCCAGGCCGATGCGGGCCAACCCGCGCCGGAGTTCGACGTGCACCTGCTGGGTATGGGTGCTGAGGGCCACGTCAACTCGCTGTTCCCCGACACCGCTGCCGTCCGGGAGACCACGCGCATGGTGGTGGGGGTGAGCGATTCGCCCAAGCCGCCGCCGCGCCGAATCACGCTGACCCTGCCGGCGATCCGGCGCTCGCGGGAGGTGTGGTTGGTGGTTGCCGGGGAGTCCAAGGCCGAGGCGGTGGCGGCCGCGATGGGCGGCGCGGACCCGGTGGAGATTCCCGCCGCCGGTGCGATCGGCCGTGAGCAGACGGTGTGGCTGCTCGACGAGGCGGCCGCTTCGCTGCTGTCCGGGCAGCCTTCCTAGCCCGCGGCCGGCTTTCTGCTCGGCCGGGTTGCGACGCATCCGGCGATCGCCACAAGCCGCGCCCGTCGGCGGTCATAATGAGCGCTATGGCAGACAGAACCCCGGGAAACGGCACCGAACGCAAGCGGCTCAAGACCTTGGCTCAGGCGGCGCTGAACGCCGATGTGACCGTCGGCCAGCTTGAAGATGTGCTCGGTGGACTGGGCGGCACCATGAACGAGCTCAACAGTTCCCTGGCCAGTCTCAACGCCACGATCGAACGCCTGGGCAGCGGCCTGGACCATCTTGAGTCGACTATGGCCAGCCTGGATGACCTGGCCCGCCGGCTGGTCACCCTGATCGAGCCGGTGGAAGCCATCGTCAACCGGATCGACTACCTGGTAGCCGTCGGCGAGACCGCCATGTCACCGCTGTCGATGACGGAGAATGCGCTGCGCGGGATGCTCAACGCCATGCGCAACCGGATGCGCTGAGCGGCCACGGGCTCACCGCGGAGGCATTGCCGGCCGCCGCGCCAGGCTCACCCGTGAGCAACTTTTCTACAATGGTGAAGGATTTTGCTACATTGATGTAGTGACTGTCGCGGCCAACCACCGGGAGCGCGCCGCGCATCTGGGCCCGGAACGCCGCCGGCCCCTGGTACTGGATGCAGCGCTGGCCATCGCGGCCGCCTCTGGTACCACCGCGGTGACCATCGGCGCCGTCGCCGAGCGCCTGGGCGTCACCCGCCCGGTGGTGTATTCCTGCTTCCCAGACCGGGTCGCCCTGATCAAGGCGCTGGTCGAGCGCGAGCGCAACACCATGGTGGCCCGACTGCTCGACGCACTGCACACCGCCCGGGGCGATGATCCCGAGGCTGCCTTCATCACCGGCTACCAGCACCTGTTGCACATGGTCGACGAGCATCCCGACACCTGGCGGCTGATCTTCGCGGTCAGCCCAGATCCCTCGGTGGCCGACGTGGTCGCAGAGGCGCGCCAGGCCGTCGCGGCCAGCGCCACCCGCTGGATCGCGCCGGCGCTGCGCACGTGGTGGCAGACCGCCGACCTCGATCGCAAGCTGCCCGTTCTCATCGAACTGTTCATGTCGGCCGGTGAGGCCGCGTCGCGCTCCTTGTTGGACGGCCAAAGCGACTGGACCGCCGACGATCTCGGCATCTTTTACGGACGAATCATGTGCAGCGCATTCCGCGCGGCATGAAGCCGCACCGATAGGGGGAAACCAATGAAACAACACCGCACCACGCAGGTACCGGCGCGGACCGAGACCACCGGCGGCTCATTGCGCTCGGTGATCACCCGGGTCCGCCGGCGCGACTACCAGCCGCTGCTCGACTACGGGGTGTTCGGGCCGGATTCGGTGTCGTGGCGGGTATGGACGTACCCGACCACTCCCACCGTCGCGATCAGCCGAGCAGTGGTGATCGAAGAGCTGGACCCGTTCTTGACGGCGACCGTCAACGCCACCGGCCGGATCTACAACCAGCCCCGTGTCCGCCTGGAGCGCACCATCGCATACTTCGCCACGATCGCCATCGGCGATTCACTTTCAGCGGCCAAGGCGGCCGAGACGCTGACGAAGGTGCACGCGCACGCCGGCTGCGTGGAGCCGGTGTCGGGGGTGTGGTCAGACCCCAACAATCCCGACCAGCAACTGTGGATTCTGGTGACCGGCTGGCATTCGGTGCTCTACGCCTACGAGACCTACGGGCCGGGCAAGCTCTCCGAAGCCGATGAGCGCAGCTACTGGGCCGACTGCGCCAAAGCCGCGGAATTCCAGACCATCGACCCGGCTGCGGTGCCGCGCACCCGCGAGGAGGTTCGGGACTACTTCCGGCGAATGCGGCCCCGGCTGGCCGCCAGCGAGGCGACTCAACACGCGATGCAGCACCTGATGAACGCCGAGGTGTTCCTGCCCGAACTGCCCCGGCTGCTCACCCCGGTGAAGTGGCCCGCTCGCATTGTGTTGCGCGCCGGCGTCATCCGGATGCTTCCCCGGTGGCAGCGCGACCTGGCCAACACCCATCAAAGCGCCGTGACCGACTGGTTGATCCGGCCGATTCTGCGGGGCGCCATGGCGGTGATGGCCCGGCCCAAGGTCGCCATGCTCGCGCTGCGCTTCCTGAGCCCGTCGACCGTGCCGATCGCCGCACCGGCGCTGCTCGGCATCCCGCCGGTCACCGCACAGACCGTCACCCCGGCGCAGGCGTTCGCCCGCCACGGCATCGCGACGCCCAAAGCGCTCTACGAGCAGTTCAGATCCGGCCAGGACATCGTCATGCACCGGCCTTCTGCCCCGCTGCCGGTGCCGCCTTCGGGCGGCAGCCAGCCCCAGCCGGCTTAGGCCGGCTGGGGGCAGGAGTCGGCTGGGGGCAGGGTCAGGCGTATTTGATCAGCAGGCCCACCGCGACGATGGAGGTCAGCCAGATCGCGATGACGAAGTAGGTCAGCCTGTCCAGGTTTTTCTCGACCACGGTCGAGCCCGACAGGCTGGACTGCACGCCGCCGCCGAACAGAGTCGACAGGCCGCCGCCCTTGGCGCGGTGCAGCAGCACCAGCAGAATCACCAGCAGGCTGGTGATCACCAAGAGAATCTGCAGCGTCAAGATCATGCCGTCACCCTACCGTTCGGCCGGCGCTTCCCCGGCGTCTGGGTCACGGCAGCGGCCCGCCGGCAGCCAGCGCCGCCAGCATCGCGAACTGCTCACCGTCCAGCGAGGCACCGCCTACCAGACCGCCGTCCACATCGGGCTGGCCGATGAGTTCGCCGATGTTCTTGGCGTTGACCGAGCCGCCGTAGAGCACCCGGACGGTGTCGGCGGCCTTGGGTGAGGCGAGCTTGCCCAGTTCCGCGCGCACCGCCGCGCACACCTCCTGCGCGTCGGCGGCGCCGGCCACCCGGCCCGTGCCGATCGCCCACACCGGTTCGTAGGCGATGACGCTGGCACCGATCTGCTCGGCGCTCAACCCGGCCAGCGAACCCCGCAACTGCTCCAGACAGTATTCGACGTGGTTACCGGCCTCCCGGATCTCCAGGTGCTCGCCGATGCAGATGATCGGGGTGAGGCCGTGCTTGAGGGCGGCGGCCGCCTTCGCGGCGACCAGTGCGTCGTCCTCGCCGTGGTAGCTGCGTCGCTCGGAGTGCCCGACGACCACGAAGGTGCAACCCAGCTTGGCCAGGAACGCACCGCTGACCTCACCGGTGTAGGCGCCCGAATCGTGCTGGGAGAGATCCTGGGCACCGAAGGTCAGCCGAAGCTTGTCCCCGTCGACCAGGGTCTGAACGCTGCGCAGATCGGTGAACGGCGGCAGCACCGTGACGTCGACCTTGTCGAAGTACTTGTCCGGCAGCGCGAAAGCCACCTTCTGCACCAGGGCGATGGCCTCGAAGTGATTGAGGTTCATCTTCCAGTTGCCGGCGATCAGCGGCTTACGACTCATTGCGACCCTCCGGTTGCGAATCCGGTCTCCAGGACCTGCAGACCTGGCAGTGGTTTGCCCTCAAGGTATTCCAGGGACGCGCCGCCGCCGGTGGAGATGTGGGAGAAACCGTCCTCCGGCAGGCCCAGCGCCCGTACCGCCGCGGCGGAGTCACCGCCGCCGACAACGCTGAAGGCGCCTTTGGCTGTGGCGTTTGCGATCGCTT
It encodes:
- the pgl gene encoding 6-phosphogluconolactonase, yielding MIVATYPDADALVAAAGDRLADAVEAAIAARGRALVVLTGGGNGIALLRRLGEHAARIDWARVHLFFGDDRFVAAHDADRNDKQAREALLGRIEIPAENVHAMPASDGAYGDDLEAAAQAYQEVLAAQADAGQPAPEFDVHLLGMGAEGHVNSLFPDTAAVRETTRMVVGVSDSPKPPPRRITLTLPAIRRSREVWLVVAGESKAEAVAAAMGGADPVEIPAAGAIGREQTVWLLDEAAASLLSGQPS
- a CDS encoding ATPase codes for the protein MSAMADRTPGNGTERKRLKTLAQAALNADVTVGQLEDVLGGLGGTMNELNSSLASLNATIERLGSGLDHLESTMASLDDLARRLVTLIEPVEAIVNRIDYLVAVGETAMSPLSMTENALRGMLNAMRNRMR
- a CDS encoding TetR/AcrR family transcriptional regulator, whose product is MTVAANHRERAAHLGPERRRPLVLDAALAIAAASGTTAVTIGAVAERLGVTRPVVYSCFPDRVALIKALVERERNTMVARLLDALHTARGDDPEAAFITGYQHLLHMVDEHPDTWRLIFAVSPDPSVADVVAEARQAVAASATRWIAPALRTWWQTADLDRKLPVLIELFMSAGEAASRSLLDGQSDWTADDLGIFYGRIMCSAFRAA
- the tpiA gene encoding triose-phosphate isomerase, encoding MSRKPLIAGNWKMNLNHFEAIALVQKVAFALPDKYFDKVDVTVLPPFTDLRSVQTLVDGDKLRLTFGAQDLSQHDSGAYTGEVSGAFLAKLGCTFVVVGHSERRSYHGEDDALVAAKAAAALKHGLTPIICIGEHLEIREAGNHVEYCLEQLRGSLAGLSAEQIGASVIAYEPVWAIGTGRVAGAADAQEVCAAVRAELGKLASPKAADTVRVLYGGSVNAKNIGELIGQPDVDGGLVGGASLDGEQFAMLAALAAGGPLP
- the secG gene encoding preprotein translocase subunit SecG, translated to MILTLQILLVITSLLVILLVLLHRAKGGGLSTLFGGGVQSSLSGSTVVEKNLDRLTYFVIAIWLTSIVAVGLLIKYA
- the opcA gene encoding glucose-6-phosphate dehydrogenase assembly protein OpcA; amino-acid sequence: MIVELPDTSTNAINKRLDELREQVGAATTGRVLTLIIALGNDALLDESIAAAYIASQEHPSRVIVVITGEADSGSARLDAELRMLGEAGGGEVVVLRLYGPLAGHADAVVTPFLLPDIPVVAWWPDVAPAAPAADPLGALALRRITDATNASDPRAAIRSRRDGYTAGDTDLSWSRITYWRALLASALDQPPYEPIRSAVVSGLATEPALDILAGWLASRIDGPVRRVVGALRIELMRDSEIVSLSRPQEGVIATLSRTGRPEALVPLPRRVTAECLAEDLRRLDPDGVYGAALTGLEEVEYL
- a CDS encoding oxygenase MpaB family protein, which produces MKQHRTTQVPARTETTGGSLRSVITRVRRRDYQPLLDYGVFGPDSVSWRVWTYPTTPTVAISRAVVIEELDPFLTATVNATGRIYNQPRVRLERTIAYFATIAIGDSLSAAKAAETLTKVHAHAGCVEPVSGVWSDPNNPDQQLWILVTGWHSVLYAYETYGPGKLSEADERSYWADCAKAAEFQTIDPAAVPRTREEVRDYFRRMRPRLAASEATQHAMQHLMNAEVFLPELPRLLTPVKWPARIVLRAGVIRMLPRWQRDLANTHQSAVTDWLIRPILRGAMAVMARPKVAMLALRFLSPSTVPIAAPALLGIPPVTAQTVTPAQAFARHGIATPKALYEQFRSGQDIVMHRPSAPLPVPPSGGSQPQPA